The Kitasatospora setae KM-6054 genome contains a region encoding:
- a CDS encoding pyridoxal phosphate-dependent aminotransferase, with the protein MEFRQSSKLKDVCYEIRGPVVDTANALEEAGHSVLRLNTGNPAPFGFEAPEEIVQDIIRNLANAHGYSDSRGILPARRAVVQYYQQRGVAGVGVDDVYLGNGVSELIQMAVQALIDDGDEVLVPMPDYPLWTAVVRFAGGKAVHYLCDEESDWYPDLDDIAAKISHRTKAIVVINPNNPTGAVYPKELLTGILDLARRHNLLVFADEIYDKILYDGVEHHCLAALADDVLTLTFNGLSKAYRVAGFRSGWLAVSGPKEHAKDYLEGLTMLAAMRLCPNVPAQYAVQAALGGRQSINDLVLPNGRLTEQRDVTWRALNEIPGVSCVKPRGALYAFAKLDPAVHRIVDDERFVLDLLLREKIHIVQGTGFNWPRPDHFRFVTLPRADELETAISRIGRFLATYRQ; encoded by the coding sequence ATGGAGTTTCGCCAGTCCAGCAAGCTGAAGGACGTGTGCTACGAGATCCGTGGCCCGGTCGTCGACACCGCCAACGCCCTGGAGGAGGCCGGCCACAGCGTGCTGCGGCTGAACACCGGCAACCCGGCCCCGTTCGGCTTCGAGGCGCCCGAGGAGATCGTCCAGGACATCATCCGCAACCTCGCCAACGCGCACGGCTACTCCGACTCGCGCGGCATCCTCCCCGCCCGCCGCGCCGTCGTGCAGTACTACCAGCAGCGCGGCGTCGCGGGCGTCGGCGTGGACGACGTGTACCTGGGCAACGGCGTGTCCGAGCTGATCCAGATGGCCGTGCAGGCGCTGATCGACGACGGCGACGAGGTGCTCGTCCCGATGCCGGACTACCCGCTGTGGACGGCCGTGGTGCGGTTCGCGGGCGGCAAGGCGGTGCACTACCTGTGCGACGAGGAGTCCGACTGGTACCCGGACCTGGACGACATCGCCGCCAAGATCAGCCACCGCACCAAGGCGATCGTGGTGATCAACCCGAACAACCCGACCGGCGCGGTCTACCCGAAGGAACTGCTGACCGGCATCCTCGACCTGGCCCGGCGGCACAACCTGCTGGTCTTCGCCGACGAGATCTACGACAAGATCCTGTACGACGGCGTCGAGCACCACTGCCTGGCCGCGCTCGCCGACGACGTGCTCACCCTCACCTTCAACGGCCTGTCCAAGGCGTACCGGGTGGCCGGCTTCCGCAGCGGCTGGCTCGCGGTCTCCGGCCCCAAGGAGCACGCCAAGGACTACCTGGAGGGGCTCACCATGCTGGCCGCGATGCGGCTGTGCCCCAACGTGCCCGCCCAGTACGCCGTGCAGGCCGCGCTCGGCGGCCGGCAGTCGATCAACGACCTGGTGCTGCCCAACGGCCGGCTCACCGAACAGCGCGACGTCACCTGGCGGGCGCTGAACGAGATCCCCGGCGTCTCCTGCGTCAAACCGCGCGGCGCGCTGTACGCCTTCGCCAAGCTCGACCCGGCCGTGCACCGGATCGTCGACGACGAGCGCTTCGTCCTCGACCTGCTGCTCCGCGAGAAGATCCACATCGTCCAGGGCACCGGCTTCAACTGGCCCCGCCCCGACCACTTCCGCTTCGTCACCCTGCCGCGCGCCGACGAACTGGAGACCGCGATCAGCCGGATCGGCCGCTTCCTGGCGACCTACCGGCAGTAA
- a CDS encoding YnfA family protein yields the protein MSTVRSILLFALAAVLEIGGCWLVWQAVRESRPWWLAGLGVVALGLYGFTAALQPDADFGRVLAAYGGVFVAGSLVWGVVLDGFRPTRWDVVGVLVCLVGVGVIMYGPRR from the coding sequence GTGAGCACCGTCCGTTCGATCCTGCTGTTCGCGTTGGCCGCCGTGCTGGAGATCGGCGGGTGCTGGCTGGTCTGGCAGGCGGTGCGGGAGTCCCGGCCGTGGTGGCTGGCCGGGTTGGGGGTGGTCGCGCTGGGGTTGTACGGGTTCACGGCGGCGCTGCAGCCGGACGCCGACTTCGGGCGGGTGCTGGCCGCGTACGGCGGGGTGTTCGTGGCCGGGTCGCTGGTGTGGGGCGTGGTGCTGGACGGGTTCCGGCCGACCCGGTGGGACGTGGTGGGGGTGCTGGTCTGCCTGGTCGGCGTCGGCGTGATCATGTACGGGCCGCGCCGGTAG
- a CDS encoding DUF6879 family protein, translating into MRSPKPEGTGRHLGLEEYLADFDRYFWDCGPAGFWKLERQQHFQEPGVASWEAFRRGDWDESLALIERQRGHYETYFRRIAEHGFALHRVRCVEEPVSPYLQWELHLLRLKAVIGEDTRVLDGNATRSYEGGGELPEIIVLGSTVMYEIVYDRTGKLAGGVRFSDPREISRCRLAIQEMHRLGEPLREYFDRRIATLPPPRAADHPD; encoded by the coding sequence ATGCGTAGCCCGAAGCCGGAGGGAACCGGCCGGCACCTGGGCCTGGAGGAGTACCTGGCGGACTTCGACCGGTATTTCTGGGACTGCGGCCCGGCGGGTTTCTGGAAGCTCGAACGGCAGCAGCACTTCCAGGAGCCCGGCGTGGCCAGCTGGGAAGCGTTCCGGCGGGGCGACTGGGACGAGTCACTGGCCCTGATCGAACGGCAGCGGGGCCACTACGAGACCTACTTCCGGCGGATCGCCGAGCACGGCTTCGCCCTGCACCGGGTCCGCTGCGTGGAGGAGCCGGTCTCGCCGTACCTCCAGTGGGAGCTCCACCTGCTGCGCCTGAAGGCCGTGATCGGCGAGGACACCCGGGTGCTCGACGGGAACGCGACGCGCTCCTACGAGGGGGGCGGGGAACTCCCCGAAATCATCGTGCTCGGCAGCACCGTCATGTACGAGATCGTCTACGACCGCACGGGGAAGCTGGCCGGGGGCGTCCGGTTCTCGGACCCGCGGGAGATCTCCCGCTGCCGACTGGCGATCCAGGAGATGCACCGGCTCGGCGAACCGCTGCGGGAGTACTTCGACCGCCGGATCGCGACGCTCCCGCCGCCCCGGGCCGCCGACCACCCCGACTGA
- a CDS encoding methionyl-tRNA formyltransferase — MRVILISYSAQGFALLDGVCRKAGHAPVAYLHARSLRPGGPTRDGAGDTAGRIVDALPDGMDLLVPGRKAALPDLLAGYRADLAVCYGFPWLVPPEALRATRLGALNVHTSMLPKYRGPLPVNWAIRNGDEEIGVSVHWMADGFDTGGILAQRAGIPLADDVLPEPLWREVDAHVEQLLPTALEQAERGSPGIPQDEAAASYAGWMEPAFSRIDWADARTAVHHQVRAFRFGSSGRSGPVAVVDGRRVRVLRTSLLPADGVEVACGDGPLWVTGTLPAEREPGH; from the coding sequence GTGCGCGTCATCCTCATCTCGTACTCCGCGCAGGGTTTCGCCCTGCTCGACGGCGTCTGCCGGAAGGCCGGGCACGCGCCGGTCGCCTACCTGCACGCCCGCTCGCTGCGGCCGGGCGGGCCGACCCGGGACGGCGCGGGCGACACCGCGGGCCGGATCGTCGACGCCCTGCCCGACGGCATGGACCTGCTGGTGCCCGGGCGGAAGGCCGCTCTGCCGGACCTGCTGGCCGGGTACCGGGCCGATCTGGCGGTCTGTTACGGGTTCCCCTGGCTGGTTCCGCCGGAGGCCCTGCGGGCGACCCGGCTGGGCGCCCTCAACGTGCACACCTCGATGCTGCCGAAGTACCGGGGGCCGCTCCCGGTGAACTGGGCGATCAGGAACGGCGACGAGGAGATCGGCGTGAGCGTCCACTGGATGGCGGACGGGTTCGACACCGGCGGGATCCTCGCTCAGCGGGCCGGGATCCCGCTGGCCGACGACGTCCTCCCGGAGCCGCTGTGGCGGGAGGTCGACGCGCACGTCGAGCAGCTGCTCCCGACCGCGCTGGAGCAGGCCGAACGCGGCTCCCCCGGCATCCCCCAGGACGAGGCGGCGGCCTCCTACGCGGGCTGGATGGAGCCCGCGTTCTCCCGGATCGACTGGGCGGACGCCCGGACGGCGGTCCACCACCAGGTCCGGGCCTTCCGGTTCGGCAGCTCGGGGCGGTCCGGCCCGGTCGCGGTGGTCGACGGGCGGCGGGTACGGGTGCTGCGCACCTCGCTGCTGCCCGCGGACGGGGTCGAGGTGGCCTGCGGGGACGGCCCGCTGTGGGTCACCGGGACCCTGCCGGCGGAGCGCGAGCCCGGCCACTGA